The Geothrix sp. genome window below encodes:
- a CDS encoding DnaJ domain-containing protein, translated as MNPFDVLEIPPDASPEDIKTAYHRLAKRWHPDRFTGAEKAEAEAKFRELAEAFSILKDPGKRLTALQQMPRAAAAPAKEKEREPESAQERTPEDWAAMAKAALDEGRVDQARALIHYAIRLDEKKPQYHALLAAILEREGSDLRAVVKALEAAVRLAPLDVESHIRLAGHFQTLGMTARAQRHLQKAREISPNHPKLRQSAPKGGQGAKAGAGQGPKGKAAAAAPSLMDQLKDLWGRLTGKG; from the coding sequence ATGAATCCATTCGATGTGCTGGAAATCCCGCCGGATGCCTCACCCGAGGACATCAAGACGGCGTATCACCGGCTCGCCAAACGGTGGCATCCCGACCGGTTCACCGGGGCCGAGAAGGCCGAGGCGGAGGCGAAGTTTCGTGAACTGGCCGAGGCCTTCAGCATCCTGAAGGATCCAGGCAAGCGGCTGACGGCCCTGCAGCAGATGCCGCGGGCCGCGGCGGCACCGGCCAAGGAGAAGGAGCGGGAGCCCGAATCCGCGCAGGAGCGGACGCCCGAGGACTGGGCGGCCATGGCCAAGGCGGCCCTGGACGAGGGACGGGTGGATCAGGCCCGGGCCCTCATCCACTACGCCATCCGGCTGGACGAAAAGAAACCCCAGTACCACGCGCTGCTCGCCGCCATCCTCGAACGGGAAGGCAGCGACCTCCGGGCCGTGGTGAAGGCCCTCGAGGCGGCTGTCCGCCTCGCCCCCCTTGATGTGGAGAGCCACATCCGGCTGGCGGGACACTTCCAGACGCTTGGAATGACGGCGCGGGCCCAGCGGCACCTCCAGAAGGCCCGGGAGATCTCGCCCAACCACCCCAAGCTGCGGCAGTCCGCCCCCAAGGGCGGGCAGGGCGCCAAGGCGGGAGCCGGGCAGGGCCCGAAAGGCAAGGCTGCTGCGGCTGCGCCGAGTCTCATGGATCAGCTAAAGGACCTCTGGGGCCGACTGACGGGAAAGGGTTGA